cttcctttatttatttactttttttagcGCAAATGAGGAAATTGCTGAGGTCCGATCGAAATATAAGGCAGAGCTTTCGGGTCTGCAGGCCCAGCTGCGGCGGGAGCAGCTGAAGACTCAGTCGCTGGAGAAAAGCCTTGATCAGAAAGTGAGTCATCATCAGTGTGAACtgatttatatacatttttaaattaatagaaaaatgtgaaaaatctccATGTGAATTTGTTTCAGGAAAAAGAAGTGGAGGAGCTCACCAAGCTCTGCGACGAGCTAATATCCAAAGTGCAGAAAGGTTGAGCTAAACtctaaatactttttgtttctgcttcacttttgtttgttctttttttgtgttttaatagaTTGTATAATAAAGAGAATTTACAAATTTCAATATTTCCCTAAAGTCTCGTTTTATTTTAGCTGGtaccactagagggcagtgtCCGGCCTAATTTGTAACGTATCCAGTAGTTAAGGACACAGATGTAACATTAGAGCATCGTTATAGTTTTCTGTGTTCACTGTTCTGTCCCGTCATCTGTCTGGAGCCAACGATCGTTCCTGCAACTAAACAACACAAAGCTCCCCTTCTTCCCTCAGCAATCACAGGCTCCTGTCACATCACTCCCACAGTGGGACAATGCGCTTCCTGAATGGTGAAAGGAAACCCTACCTAGATTGGACCTGAATGAGGCTGGAGGGGGAGAAGATGCTGCCGGCTCGGTCGGTCTACACGTCAGTCATCTAAAGAGCCACCATGAGACTGAAACCTGTGTCTGGACACGACCGACCCGGCACTCTGCGTCACCCGTGGACGCTTTAACCCACTCAAAGGGAGATGGGATACTGGGGCAAACCCCCACATGATCTTATTCTGCACCCCTAAACAACAGGAACAGATTCACAAGCGCAAcctagtttttaaaataaagcttctttcagtaaatgtaaaaactgaaagttgGGTAATTTGTTACCAAAATGTGACGAGGTCACATGATATGTTAATTTTAAGGGTAAAGCAAGCGCGAATGATGGGAATTCAGTTTCTCTAGTAATTAGAACAAAGCACAAGACCAATGTAAAAGACTCTTAAAGCTACAACCAACTTTTACAAACTTAAAACTGTTACcatagctgcgtttccattacaaacgtgCAAAACTGTTGATACTCCACTAACGCTGATAAACACAATTCTGctattgcagtgtttccattaaacaaatgtagttagaatcacacatgaataaatttAAGCAATAACCACTTGCTGTCTGTTAGTTGTTTtctccagtagtaacatccggttgttgatcacatgactcctGCCCACAGGAAGTGTTTCCGGAATTTTGAAACTACTTAATCAGcgccaaaaacatttttatttttttttttacattctttgaaatgtcaaattccTCTATTGTAAGGCTGAGGGAAAGGCAGCTCATGTCACAGTAGTTTCCATCTATATATTTTGaattagggctgttgtaaacagagtcatctattaaaataaaatattggtaaatctaacataacaaAAGTATTACTATCAGATATCAATGTCactcaaaatgttaaaatctgaGCATCCCTAACAATAacttctgtagtttagaaaattaacctgtaacaataatagctcactttctaagttaacctgaagttatacaaagatctgaaattatattcaatttaatgaCGAAGAGTAAGGCTCACAAGACATTTATAGCTCTTGTGTTCATGTTAGCGACGGGACTTGACGCCTTAGTTCGTCAcagaaactcatctaccagCCACGTACCGTCACGATGCGTTCCGACACACATTTGTTGCGATAGGGTTAatatgaaatctatttttccGGTTCGTCCGTAAAGCTACGCATCTAAAGCACAACTGCCCGCCGTGTTCAGTTTATCtcctcacctgtataaataatCCCGCCGTTCGCTCTGAACCGGCAGAGGGGAAAAGCTGCCATCGCTCCCGTCATTTcaaggatgcttattggtcccccgaAAAACGACAAAAACCCGGACATAATCATAAATCAGTAAAATCCTCCCAggccgaacttgaaaattggacgttatgctgctaacacttagcttcaTCAACAAGTCGtaggcggaagtgagagcgcTGCGCAACGCAAATAACGACCCAGCCGGAACACGtgagctaaataataaaacataacttaacgaagctttgaggcagatacattttcctcgaggaatttgAGGTATTCAGCCCTATTTTGAATATCCTTCTGATATTTCAAACGTATTTGACTTGATGCATTTAACTGACAAAACCCccacataaaatgaaataaatcattttcaagtGAATGAACTTTTGGTTAACTTGGTGTAAAATATTGGCAGCTTGTGactacaaaacatgttcattaaatgttttgagctcctttcagttGACCAAAAGTGCTGGAGCCCtatggttgctaggtaacgaggcTGGACGTTTGGGGTTGCTCGGTAAAGGTGCACCTGGAATGTGATTTAACAATCCGCAGGTTTTTAACCAGCTAATTTTTCAAACACCTAGAAACATTAACAGCcaagaaactgatttaaaaaacaaaacaaaaaaacaaaacacttgggCTGTTCTTTAGCAAAGATTGAGGCCCAAATGAAAGTTCAAAATGTCcaacaaaatgatcaaaaattacaaattacataCAGAAAATGCCTACATACTGGCATaaattggtttaaaatgaattcaaagGCTACAATACACAAACAGTAtactttattaatattacatAGATATGAAAAATGACTTACTCTGAAAAATAAAcctttgatacatttttaagaaaataaattaaatattctgaCTACAGCTTAATAAACTGTTGTTGGATAAGGAGGTGGTCTCTGCCGGTTCGTCCCAACATGCTAAAATCTAATAATGGGAACCTACAGaaagaaagttaaataataaagattaCAGAGGACCAGAACAGTTTACATGGAGGGTGGGAACACAAACCCTCCACCCTTTGCAGTCTTTGGCAACGTCTGCATGCCGTAAACAGCTACCAGTGGGAGTGGGATGGAGAACGGTAGTGGTCAGCATTCCTAACAAATGCATCTTTAACAAACACAACCTGAGTCGGAGCTTTAAACTAGCCCTTCTGTGAACCTTTAGTAccctttttgtttgcttccGCGCTCGTCGGACCCAAATATCCGTTTAGGAAAACCCAAAGTCGGCATGAAAGTGGTGTGAGCTTCAAACAGGTAGAAAAAGCACCAGAATGTGGAAGTTTTGTTGGGTAACACACACTTTTCTGGGTTTTCCAAGCAAGCGTTCTGGATGAAGGATGGCAGTTCAGGCTAACACTGAAAATGGATGTGCTGGTGCTGATGCACCTTCCCGTCCACGTGGGAGTGGGTGTGCGTGTGGATGTCCGTGTAGATTTTGGGGTAGATTTTGGGCGGGACGCTGGGTCCGGCCTGGCtgaggagcagctgctgctgggccAGGTAGTCCTCGTAGTTCAGGCAGTCTTTGTCCGGGCTGGAAGAGCTGGAGGACGGCGCCGGGCAGCCCCGGTCCCGCTCTCGGTACGGCGTGCGGTGGGAGCTCTGCGGCGGCGCTGCGCTGGGAGGCGGGCAGTGCTTCCTGCTCTGGCAGAACCACAGCAGGACCGTGGCGAAGATGAAGACTACTCCAGCCGGGATGCCGATGATGACGGGCCAGGGAAGGGAGCTGGTGTTGGACGGGAGCAGGGAGACGGGCGGCTTCGTGTCTGCAAAGGGAGGAAACATAAATATGGAAGATCTTAACCTGATTCATGAACTCATGAATAAATGGCTGCTTAAATATTGCAGGTGTTGGTTTAGAACATTTACAAATGACATGATAATGCCTCGATATTACATTAAAACTACCTTATTATTTAACTCCCTCCACAGACTCAATGTCAGATTCAAATtcctcagaaaaaaacaagattatttttaactaaaatctGTCTGAGGTGTGAATTTCATGCTTACACAGCAAAAACGCAGAATCTTAGGTAATCTTAGGTAATTTGATCTAGTTTGTTCtagtaattaatattttattacagataAAACTAAATCATAACTAAAGTTTCAACAAGAAATACAAGTTTCTTATAAGttaatatttccttaatatcgatgaaattatttaaaattatatctcgataaaattattttctcacaaattaatttttttgtagttcagaaattttaatgtttttagaacTCAGTAATTTCcaagaatttttttctagatttcttttttcataaatctttgacttttggaaatcagaaatttccaagttctttctagaaaatttctgtgactaatctaaaaattttggaagttttctcacaaattttaagctttttcaagctcagaaatttacAGGTAAGTTTTTGGagtttttcagaatttttttcgACTGAGGTTTtttctgaaatggaaaaaacccccaaacttTTCAGCCTCAAAACTTCACAATtacagttttctagaaaatttctaagatcaagattaaatttttaagttttttgggTGGATATTTACCGCCCTATACCAGTAATGGAGCAGCATCTCAGCCCTCACCTGGCAGCACCGTCAGGAAGGCGCTGCGGAAGCTGTAGCCCATGGTGTTGGCGCCTAAGCAGATGTACATGCCGGCGTCGTCCTCCTTGGCGCGGGTAATGAGCAGCTTGTTGAGGTAGGAGCCGTCGGGCCGGGACCACACCTCCCCGGTGGGCAGCACCACAAACCTGTGGTCCCCCACCTCGATTGTAGAGTTGTAGCGGCTCTCCTCGTGGGACTCCACGCGCTTTAGCCACTGGATGACCGGCTTCACGTCGCTGCGCACTTTGCACTGGAGGGACGTGGTGCCCCCGTAGTCCACCGTGGTGTTCACCGGGTGCGTCCCCGTCAGAACCGGTTTGGAGCTCGTCCTTTCTGCACAGACGCAACGAAAAGAACCGTCACAAACATTGTTTCAGTCTAAAGTAGGGGCGCAAATAATTCATCGTCGATTAAcgttttattactttaaatttaattccGATCGATTAGCTAACGTCCGTTTGGAGTCGACTTTCTTTTAGTGTTatagtttggccgccatccaaCAGAGGGCGCCGGTTGTCGTCTTTAAGCAGAGCCGTTGATACACAAGGAAAGATGGCGGACAAACTAGAACGGATAAGAGAAACGGTCCAAACGGAGTCCAGTGTGGGATATAAAATGCGCTTTAtgcggttctgttttgaaatataaacacgcAACAAGCTTATCAAGTCATCACATTAATAgcgtttttattaaataattactgaagGCGAGGATGTAGCAATAAAAAAGCAGAGGGAACATGATGCCAATAAGCACGGTTGATTTTGAGGGCTGTTGTAAGCTAAAAGAATAGAAATGTCGTTTTTTGTCCCACAATCGGAAAATTTCTgcgcaacagcagcaaagtgacaggcaaTACGAGTAAATACACTCACACAAAGATAgaatataaaatgtacaaaaagacaacaataagaaataaaacagtgtaCAGTAagggtaaaatttaaatatatttaccatgtaataatgtaaaaaaataatcctttatGTTACGGAAAGACAGTCTGCCTTCTTATCCATTGATCGCTAGTTGATCAATTACATATaagtttaagtttatttattttttggtcatttttcaaCTCTTCcagacacaaaataaagaaaaagaaaacacacaaaacggAACTAATATAGAAACTgataaattagatttaaacTCCTGTTAATGGCAAGAGGAAGTAGTGTAGGTAGAAGCACAAGCATTgcatcatcaaaatcaaattaGCAGAATCTTTCCAGTATATTTTTCCTAAGACATATATATAATGGGGTTCCAGCTAAGTCAGTAGACAAActcataaaagaaaagaatcaaacCTCATTCTATTCGTTTAGTAAAtgattttcatacttttttttactttaatagtgaaaaacagttttaactcCTCACAACAATCAACTCATGAATAGATAACTTGCGTTCCTCGTCCAAAGTAGCCTAAAGGTAAGAGCTTGTAATTGAGAGAGAGGCAGGAACACCACATGTAACACAAGAAGTATGTGTGATTAGCTTCCTCTCCGTGCTCCTGGTTGTACAGCGCTGCGCTCTCGGGGGGCTGGAGGGGGTTCTGGCAGACAGCTGGGCTTTAATCAGCTCCAGATTGGCTGGATGGACCCCTCCCTGAACAAACAGTGGGGCACCAGCCCTCACTCTCAGACTGCTTCCTCAATGTGCTTCTCATTGCTGAGAGAACATTCATCCAGGCCTGCTGATCACAATCTGACTGCAGTGAAGGAGAGAAGGTTTGTCTGCAGACACAGACCTGCCACTGCCATGGTGCCCATTTGTGTCTATTTCCTGCAGCTACAAACGC
This is a stretch of genomic DNA from Gambusia affinis linkage group LG16, SWU_Gaff_1.0, whole genome shotgun sequence. It encodes these proteins:
- the LOC122846590 gene encoding fibroblast growth factor receptor-like 1: MNLCLDSMDVMKIVLLIFEAMLLTDCVRGPPRVSDRVTHRQTARLGSAIKLPCPVEADPPPFIRWTKDGRIIHSGWIRFRMLRMGLKIKEVEADDAGTFNCQATNGFGSVNVNYTLIIIDDPRSDNSGPANGAEPEPGGDKLARPRFTQPEKMRRRVIACPVGSTVRLKCSASGNPRPDIVWLKDDRPLTEQEVGEGRQRKWTLSLKNVVPEHSGKYTCRVSNRAGEINATYKVEVIQRTSSKPVLTGTHPVNTTVDYGGTTSLQCKVRSDVKPVIQWLKRVESHEESRYNSTIEVGDHRFVVLPTGEVWSRPDGSYLNKLLITRAKEDDAGMYICLGANTMGYSFRSAFLTVLPDTKPPVSLLPSNTSSLPWPVIIGIPAGVVFIFATVLLWFCQSRKHCPPPSAAPPQSSHRTPYRERDRGCPAPSSSSSSPDKDCLNYEDYLAQQQLLLSQAGPSVPPKIYPKIYTDIHTHTHSHVDGKVHQHQHIHFQC